The following are encoded together in the Ignavibacteriales bacterium genome:
- a CDS encoding T9SS type A sorting domain-containing protein, whose amino-acid sequence MNSNQTISTYNGFQLSTSTQQYWDAGAWQNSNYDVYSYDGNGNLTEILYQQWLGGAYENYAKIVYTYIPVTGVDDKNIEPVSFTLNQNYPNPFNPATVISWEMPVRSFITLKVYDVLGNEITTLVNEEKPAGKYEINFDANNLSSGVYYYRITTGNFTQTNKMILIR is encoded by the coding sequence ATGAATAGTAATCAGACTATCAGCACTTACAATGGATTTCAACTATCAACTTCCACGCAGCAATACTGGGATGCAGGAGCGTGGCAAAACTCGAACTATGATGTTTATTCTTATGATGGAAATGGAAATTTGACAGAAATACTTTATCAGCAATGGCTTGGGGGTGCATACGAAAATTATGCTAAAATAGTTTATACGTACATTCCTGTTACCGGCGTAGATGATAAAAACATTGAGCCGGTGTCATTCACACTTAATCAGAATTACCCCAACCCATTTAATCCGGCTACCGTTATTAGCTGGGAAATGCCTGTCCGCAGTTTTATAACGTTAAAAGTTTATGATGTACTCGGCAATGAGATCACAACTCTAGTAAATGAAGAAAAACCTGCCGGAAAGTATGAAATAAATTTTGATGCTAATAATTTATCAAGCGGCGTTTATTATTACCGTATCACGACAGGTAATTTTACTCAAACTAATAAGATGATATTAATAAGATAA
- a CDS encoding GNAT family N-acetyltransferase has product MNQKLNIREAMKSDTAALAALSGELGYPVTLLQMEGRYDKLSTKSDNCIYVAELDSIVGWIHIAVIQSLESNPFVEICGLVVAESHRGTGIGTRLIAMVESWARENGYNHIRVRTNVLREETRRFYGQVGFQPKKTQEVFDKIINVGGLISG; this is encoded by the coding sequence ATGAATCAAAAACTTAATATCCGTGAAGCGATGAAGTCCGATACTGCTGCGCTTGCTGCTCTCTCGGGCGAACTGGGCTATCCTGTGACTTTGTTACAGATGGAAGGTCGGTACGACAAGTTGTCAACAAAATCCGATAATTGTATTTATGTTGCTGAACTTGATTCTATTGTAGGTTGGATTCATATTGCTGTTATTCAATCATTAGAGAGCAATCCGTTTGTAGAAATTTGTGGTCTTGTTGTTGCTGAATCACATCGTGGAACGGGAATCGGAACACGACTCATTGCAATGGTTGAAAGTTGGGCGCGAGAAAATGGATATAACCATATTCGTGTTCGTACAAATGTTTTACGAGAGGAGACTAGAAGGTTTTACGGACAAGTTGGTTTTCAACCCAAAAAAACTCAAGAAGTATTTGATAAAATAATTAATGTCGGCGGCTTAATCAGCGGCTAA
- a CDS encoding T9SS type A sorting domain-containing protein, which produces MNSGITQIKIYDILGNEINTLLNEYIQDGTYEIEFNASGLPSGIYFYEIKSGSYLETKKMILLR; this is translated from the coding sequence ATGAATTCAGGGATTACCCAAATAAAAATTTATGATATACTTGGAAATGAAATAAATACTTTATTGAATGAGTACATTCAAGATGGAACTTATGAAATAGAATTTAATGCGAGTGGATTACCAAGTGGAATTTATTTTTACGAAATTAAAAGCGGAAGTTATTTAGAAACAAAAAAGATGATTTTACTAAGATGA
- a CDS encoding CHASE2 domain-containing protein codes for MIFLLVGIFTLIPFNCSFLDPVAKAIGDFDVYDIVYSKLREEQKADTNIVLVNLGSLSRKEIAEQIKLINEYKPGVIGIDAIFEEAKDSAGDSMLADVFSSTKNLVLVSKVTGFNDDEELFDSVKYSISNFNDHSSNGFANLPNDDGVNFRTIREFRPYANVMDKRVAAFSSKIVQLSDSSAYSNLSERENETERINFVGNYDKFYYLDAGQLFDEKNNLGFMKDKIVLLGFMGLDLNTKTFEDIYFTPLNERYAGKSFPDMYGVVLHANIISMILSVIIFLKCRNG; via the coding sequence ATGATTTTTTTGTTAGTCGGAATTTTTACACTCATTCCATTCAATTGCTCATTCCTCGATCCTGTTGCAAAAGCTATTGGTGATTTTGATGTTTATGATATTGTTTACTCCAAATTGCGAGAAGAACAAAAAGCCGATACGAACATTGTGCTTGTAAATCTTGGTAGTTTATCTCGAAAAGAAATTGCGGAACAAATCAAGCTGATCAATGAGTATAAGCCGGGAGTAATCGGAATTGATGCAATATTTGAAGAAGCAAAAGATTCTGCTGGTGATTCTATGTTAGCAGATGTTTTTTCTTCAACTAAAAATTTGGTGCTCGTAAGTAAGGTGACCGGTTTTAATGATGACGAGGAGTTATTTGATTCAGTAAAATATTCTATTTCTAATTTCAACGATCACTCATCAAATGGTTTTGCAAATCTTCCAAATGATGATGGAGTGAATTTTAGAACAATTAGAGAATTTCGTCCCTATGCAAATGTTATGGATAAAAGAGTAGCAGCTTTCTCATCTAAAATTGTTCAACTGAGTGACAGTAGTGCTTATTCTAATTTGAGTGAACGAGAGAATGAAACTGAGCGAATAAATTTCGTCGGTAATTATGATAAGTTTTATTATCTGGATGCAGGGCAATTATTCGATGAAAAAAATAATCTGGGTTTTATGAAAGATAAAATCGTTTTGCTTGGATTTATGGGGTTAGATCTGAACACAAAAACTTTTGAAGACATTTATTTTACACCGTTGAATGAAAGATATGCAGGAAAATCTTTCCCGGATATGTACGGGGTGGTACTTCATGCAAATATAATTTCTATGATACTATCCGTAATTATATTTCTGAAATGCCGAAATGGTTAG
- a CDS encoding C1 family peptidase: protein MPHPGYQGQYGTCAGWSTAFAGRTILEALKNNWDQAAIDENAFSPSFVYNQIRLTSGCSGGTSLVDALDVIKDQGALKLDDFEYVCEREVTPTDKKNAEEYRIIEYREIIEDDTPDKTKYVKKSIAEGRPVVIAFDCPPTFGYAGEVLEVDPSDYKDWGRGHGITVIGYDDDKFGGAFELINSWGTGWGNGGFTWIKYADFNYFCKYGFEMIDKSVPPPQTDDLSGSLQFIESNGDVMKAKFNGSYFKVDKPMPSGALFELRISNNEPAYVYAFSSDLTFKTYKIFPFDERMVAYLPYRQNNIAIPDEDSFMMLDETPGRSYFCFLYSKESLEINKIMAEIEISDGNIWERINKVLGDKIVLKENTKYDSGEEISFRARSDGKSIIPVLVEIDHR from the coding sequence ATGCCCCACCCCGGCTACCAGGGACAATATGGAACTTGTGCAGGATGGTCAACCGCTTTTGCCGGTAGAACTATTCTCGAAGCATTAAAAAATAATTGGGATCAAGCCGCTATTGATGAAAATGCATTCTCTCCATCATTTGTTTACAATCAGATTAGACTGACATCAGGATGCTCCGGAGGTACTTCTCTTGTTGATGCTCTTGATGTTATCAAAGATCAAGGCGCACTGAAGCTTGATGATTTTGAATACGTCTGTGAGCGTGAAGTCACTCCCACCGATAAAAAAAATGCTGAAGAATATCGCATAATTGAATACAGAGAAATTATTGAAGATGATACTCCTGATAAAACTAAGTATGTTAAAAAAAGTATTGCTGAAGGCAGACCCGTTGTTATCGCATTTGATTGTCCCCCGACCTTTGGCTATGCCGGAGAAGTACTCGAAGTTGATCCTTCCGATTACAAAGATTGGGGACGCGGGCATGGTATAACAGTAATTGGTTATGATGATGATAAATTCGGCGGCGCATTTGAATTGATAAATAGCTGGGGCACAGGTTGGGGCAATGGCGGATTTACATGGATAAAGTACGCAGACTTTAATTATTTCTGTAAGTATGGATTTGAAATGATTGATAAGTCTGTCCCGCCCCCTCAGACTGATGATCTTTCAGGCTCACTTCAATTTATTGAAAGCAATGGGGATGTAATGAAGGCAAAATTTAATGGAAGTTATTTCAAAGTTGATAAGCCAATGCCTTCCGGTGCACTTTTCGAACTTCGCATTTCGAATAACGAGCCGGCTTATGTTTATGCATTCAGCAGTGATTTAACTTTTAAGACTTACAAAATATTCCCATTTGATGAACGAATGGTTGCTTATCTTCCTTACAGGCAAAACAACATTGCCATTCCCGATGAAGATAGTTTTATGATGCTTGATGAAACTCCGGGCAGATCGTATTTCTGTTTTTTATATTCAAAGGAAAGCCTGGAGATAAATAAAATTATGGCTGAAATAGAAATTTCTGATGGAAATATTTGGGAAAGAATTAACAAAGTACTCGGTGATAAAATAGTTCTAAAAGAAAATACTAAGTATGATTCCGGCGAAGAGATTTCTTTCAGAGCACGAAGCGATGGCAAAAGCATTATCCCTGTGTTGGTGGAAATTGATCATAGATAA
- a CDS encoding caspase family protein, which yields MKSLILFLCMIFSVSLFAQITGSTKPGRLVFKKNIKQEESIDKTIPQIVVLDPKIDEGGEINQKEGSITVRGKIIDETAIKSVVINGDTATLLPENLFFTNVQLERGFNSVVVKAVNIADGESEFNFYVNTDMDSEGPVISITSPVVQRGIKVVRKAEVDTIKGLAIDDNGILEVTVNSQKAVLNDDGEFHARIYLQVGDNPIVVKAVDNKFNTTVDTFFITRKLDQLISAGRYIAVAIGINAYEGYWPELSTARNDAEELAEILRDQYQFDEVYTLLDEEATRRNIIQKLEWLTENTTKDDNVLIFYAGHGQFNKALNKGYWVPADANSNSVADYISNSDVKTFLGGIPSKHTLLITDACFAGDIFAGVKLKAFSLIRIIWKNIIKKFIENNRGLL from the coding sequence ATGAAAAGTTTGATATTATTTCTATGTATGATTTTTTCTGTTTCACTTTTTGCACAGATAACCGGTTCAACAAAACCCGGAAGATTAGTTTTCAAGAAAAATATTAAGCAGGAAGAATCAATTGATAAAACAATTCCGCAGATAGTTGTGCTTGATCCTAAAATTGATGAAGGCGGTGAGATAAATCAAAAGGAGGGTAGCATTACAGTTCGCGGAAAGATTATTGATGAGACTGCAATTAAATCGGTTGTAATAAATGGTGACACTGCAACTCTTCTGCCGGAAAATCTTTTCTTCACAAATGTGCAGCTTGAGCGGGGATTTAATTCGGTTGTTGTCAAAGCAGTAAATATTGCTGACGGAGAATCAGAATTTAATTTTTACGTTAACACAGATATGGATTCTGAAGGTCCTGTAATTTCAATTACTTCTCCCGTCGTGCAGCGGGGAATTAAAGTTGTTCGTAAGGCTGAGGTTGATACGATCAAAGGCTTAGCTATTGATGATAACGGAATTCTCGAAGTCACGGTGAATAGTCAAAAAGCTGTTCTAAATGATGACGGAGAATTTCATGCACGAATATATCTGCAGGTGGGGGATAACCCGATAGTTGTCAAGGCAGTTGACAATAAATTTAATACAACAGTTGATACATTCTTCATAACCCGAAAACTTGATCAACTCATTTCAGCGGGAAGATACATAGCTGTTGCAATTGGAATAAATGCTTACGAAGGTTATTGGCCTGAACTTTCCACTGCCCGAAATGATGCTGAAGAATTAGCTGAAATCCTGCGCGATCAATATCAGTTTGATGAAGTTTATACGTTGCTTGATGAAGAGGCCACCCGTAGAAATATAATTCAGAAACTTGAATGGTTAACAGAGAACACTACCAAAGATGATAATGTACTAATCTTTTATGCCGGGCATGGTCAATTCAATAAAGCGTTGAACAAAGGCTACTGGGTGCCTGCTGATGCCAATTCAAATTCCGTTGCCGATTACATATCTAATAGCGATGTAAAAACTTTTCTCGGCGGCATTCCATCCAAGCACACTTTGTTAATTACAGATGCTTGTTTTGCTGGAGATATTTTCGCGGGGGTAAAACTGAAAGCCTTCAGTTTGATCCGAATAATATGGAAAAATATTATAAAGAAGTTTATCGAAAACAATCGCGGCTTGCTTTGA
- a CDS encoding caspase family protein: MEKYYKEVYRKQSRLALTSGGIEEVSDEGKEDHSIFTYYLIKALKENDKKYLDAGQLFNEFRISVANNSDQTPMLQVIRDTNDEGGQFIFIRRDQ, translated from the coding sequence ATGGAAAAATATTATAAAGAAGTTTATCGAAAACAATCGCGGCTTGCTTTGACTTCCGGCGGAATTGAGGAAGTAAGCGATGAGGGAAAAGAAGATCACTCTATTTTTACTTACTATCTGATCAAAGCGCTTAAAGAAAATGATAAAAAATATTTGGATGCAGGGCAGTTGTTTAATGAGTTTAGAATTTCCGTTGCAAATAATTCTGATCAGACTCCAATGCTTCAGGTTATCCGCGACACGAACGACGAGGGGGGACAGTTTATTTTTATCAGACGTGATCAGTAA
- a CDS encoding choice-of-anchor J domain-containing protein — translation MNGDNSVAGLEARGWIVLDEDGGGTTPAWFQGDDGIIVTFEGTANGYVASNFAGANTNGVINHWLISPAILVNPGDSLFFYAASPTPGTTAFDDSISLLISLTAGTTPGDFASLGRFLVPQGNWGKYFVSFNASATIRFAIQYYLFDGGPTGMRSNFIGLDLFQLYSYSTTYPSTIAINKSFTFSNITSSSSYRMIGLPGNINSLASQFITGTRGTDWNAFYDNGAASNYLIEFDGSATFNFKPGNGFWLLSKNAISVSTNVNTVSLAGDNTYSIALHTGWNIISNPFERSTNWAAVIAANGLAANAVINSWNGSWSQPAVFTPYTAYYFNNTGSLTSLKIPYDPSGTLGKTIEENQIVFSEGDLKISLNSNGEEKSSR, via the coding sequence ATGAACGGCGATAATTCAGTTGCTGGTTTGGAAGCACGTGGTTGGATTGTGCTTGATGAAGATGGTGGAGGTACTACCCCAGCCTGGTTTCAGGGCGACGATGGTATAATCGTTACGTTTGAGGGAACTGCTAATGGTTATGTCGCTTCAAATTTTGCGGGTGCAAATACGAATGGGGTAATCAATCACTGGCTTATATCACCTGCAATTTTAGTCAATCCCGGGGATTCGCTTTTCTTTTATGCTGCTTCGCCAACTCCCGGAACAACGGCATTCGATGATTCTATCAGTCTTTTAATTTCCCTTACTGCGGGAACAACACCGGGGGATTTTGCATCGCTGGGCAGGTTTCTTGTTCCGCAAGGAAACTGGGGAAAATATTTTGTTTCTTTTAATGCATCTGCCACCATCAGATTTGCAATTCAATACTATCTTTTTGATGGCGGTCCTACCGGCATGAGAAGTAATTTTATCGGGCTTGATCTATTTCAACTCTACAGTTATTCCACAACTTACCCTTCAACTATAGCAATAAATAAGTCTTTTACATTTTCGAATATTACCTCCTCCTCAAGCTACAGGATGATCGGGTTGCCCGGTAACATTAATTCTTTGGCTTCACAATTTATTACCGGAACAAGAGGAACAGACTGGAATGCTTTTTATGATAACGGCGCGGCTTCAAATTATCTGATTGAGTTTGATGGTTCTGCTACGTTTAATTTTAAACCGGGCAATGGTTTTTGGCTGCTGAGTAAGAATGCAATAAGCGTTTCGACTAATGTTAATACGGTTTCACTAGCAGGAGATAATACATATTCGATCGCATTACACACGGGTTGGAATATTATTTCAAATCCATTTGAGCGAAGTACAAACTGGGCTGCTGTTATTGCCGCTAATGGATTGGCTGCAAATGCTGTTATCAATTCCTGGAATGGGAGTTGGAGTCAGCCGGCAGTATTTACTCCTTACACAGCTTATTACTTTAACAACACAGGAAGTTTAACTTCATTAAAAATTCCTTATGATCCATCCGGTACTTTGGGAAAAACAATTGAAGAAAATCAAATTGTATTTTCTGAAGGCGATTTAAAAATCTCATTGAATTCCAACGGGGAAGAAAAATCTTCCCGGTGA
- a CDS encoding T9SS type A sorting domain-containing protein produces the protein MIETRPEIGEGQIYDLQLKNVSNENVTLKIEGLNNYPGYDYYLVDNSLNNMIKLNEGFELNIASGIKEKDYSLIIGTESFIEKLKDDFTPKQFALMQNYPNPFNPGTVIRYSIPTITLNMPVALPSKGDPFVQLRIYDILGNEVATLVNEQQSPGTYEVEFDARTTNHKQLTSGVYFYTLRAGNFTETRKMILLR, from the coding sequence ATGATCGAAACGCGTCCTGAAATTGGCGAAGGACAAATCTATGATCTGCAATTAAAAAATGTATCAAATGAAAATGTAACGCTTAAGATAGAAGGATTAAATAACTACCCCGGTTACGATTATTATTTAGTTGATAATTCTTTGAATAACATGATAAAACTTAATGAAGGATTTGAATTAAATATTGCATCGGGAATTAAAGAAAAAGATTACTCACTGATAATTGGAACTGAATCATTCATTGAAAAATTAAAAGATGATTTCACTCCAAAACAATTTGCTTTAATGCAGAACTATCCCAATCCTTTTAATCCGGGTACAGTTATTCGTTACTCGATTCCCACTATCACCCTGAACATGCCTGTGGCTTTGCCATCGAAGGGTGACCCATTTGTGCAGCTAAGAATTTACGACATCCTCGGTAATGAAGTTGCCACTCTTGTAAACGAACAACAATCGCCCGGCACTTATGAAGTTGAATTTGACGCACGAACAACGAACCACAAACAACTTACAAGTGGTGTTTATTTCTACACCCTCCGTGCAGGTAACTTTACAGAAACAAGAAAGATGATCCTACTAAGATGA
- a CDS encoding glutaredoxin family protein, with protein sequence MITLYRKTDCALCDEIAEALKEIVIAHVVVDVEKLNDRTNKNIPKIIPCIEDEGKIISGGENLFAYVKELTNLMKEWGKFQSDSCYIDRDGSTC encoded by the coding sequence ATGATTACACTCTATCGAAAAACAGACTGCGCACTTTGCGATGAAATTGCAGAAGCGTTAAAAGAAATTGTGATCGCTCATGTTGTCGTGGATGTAGAAAAACTAAACGACAGGACTAATAAAAATATTCCGAAGATAATTCCCTGCATTGAAGACGAAGGCAAAATTATCTCCGGTGGAGAAAATCTTTTTGCTTATGTTAAAGAGTTGACAAACCTAATGAAGGAGTGGGGAAAGTTTCAAAGCGATAGCTGCTACATTGATAGGGATGGGAGTACGTGCTGA
- a CDS encoding DUF86 domain-containing protein, whose amino-acid sequence MKKRRESLDYLTDIYDSIQKGIAFISNMTYEDFERDEKTQYALIRVIEIIGEASKKIPIEIKTQSEEIPWREISGMRDLLIHDYFGVNAKVVWETARKDLPELKDKIQKLISDLKI is encoded by the coding sequence ATGAAAAAGAGAAGAGAATCTTTAGACTATCTGACTGATATTTATGATTCTATACAAAAAGGAATCGCCTTTATCAGCAATATGACATACGAAGATTTTGAAAGGGATGAGAAAACGCAGTACGCCTTGATAAGAGTTATTGAAATAATCGGTGAAGCCAGCAAGAAAATACCTATTGAGATTAAAACCCAATCTGAGGAAATACCGTGGCGGGAAATTAGTGGAATGAGAGATTTACTTATTCACGATTACTTTGGAGTAAATGCTAAAGTGGTTTGGGAAACTGCCAGGAAGGATTTACCAGAATTAAAAGATAAAATTCAAAAGTTGATTAGTGATTTAAAGATTTAG
- a CDS encoding nucleotidyltransferase family protein, with protein MKKDLQEILTRLRKLLPLITQKYQINSIEVFGSYVKNQQNSQSDLDVLVTFSETPGLIKFLELKNYLSDQLQINVDLVMKDSLKPRISQHIISESISL; from the coding sequence ATGAAAAAAGACTTACAAGAAATATTAACCAGGCTTCGGAAGTTGCTTCCCTTGATAACTCAAAAGTATCAGATAAACTCAATAGAAGTATTTGGCTCTTATGTTAAGAATCAACAAAACAGCCAGAGTGATTTAGATGTGCTTGTAACATTTTCAGAAACCCCCGGCTTAATAAAATTCCTTGAGCTAAAAAATTATCTCTCCGACCAATTACAAATAAATGTTGATTTAGTAATGAAGGATTCATTAAAACCGAGAATCAGCCAGCATATTATTAGCGAATCAATTTCTTTATGA
- a CDS encoding DUF1003 domain-containing protein → MDKRELQNAREEIIKLRKKIKNVNVKHKESLTALEKIAIKITKSVGSVGFFLIIFGWTFLWLGWNTVAPKEFRFDPFPAFVFWLFISNMIQIFLMPLIMIGQNLQARHSEIRAESDFEVNVRAEKEVEVILLNLEHQSELIMKILNHIDNTKKDK, encoded by the coding sequence TTGGACAAAAGAGAACTTCAAAACGCCCGCGAAGAAATTATAAAACTTCGCAAGAAAATAAAGAATGTAAATGTTAAGCATAAGGAAAGTTTAACTGCATTAGAAAAAATTGCTATAAAGATTACTAAAAGTGTAGGTTCGGTAGGATTTTTCTTAATAATATTTGGCTGGACTTTCTTATGGCTTGGCTGGAACACCGTTGCACCAAAAGAATTCCGGTTTGATCCTTTTCCGGCATTTGTTTTTTGGCTGTTTATTTCTAATATGATTCAAATATTTTTGATGCCATTGATAATGATTGGTCAAAATCTGCAAGCCCGTCACTCTGAAATAAGAGCTGAATCAGATTTTGAAGTGAATGTTAGAGCAGAAAAAGAGGTGGAGGTCATTCTTTTGAATCTGGAGCATCAAAGTGAACTCATTATGAAAATCCTAAATCATATTGATAACACTAAAAAAGATAAATAG
- a CDS encoding phosphate ABC transporter substrate-binding protein: MRTVKSLSAYLLILAVVSLMFSACKKKTDDVEQTVLTVKGSDTMVNLSQKWAETYMKLHPEVAIQVTGGGSGTGVAALLNKTTDLANSSRELKAVELEDAKSKGVTPFVYKVALDGIAVIVHPESKVDSLTIEQVRDIFSGKITNWKDVGGANLPITLYGRENSSGTYEFFKEHVLGKVDGKQVDYSPSTQVLQGTAALGEAVARDNKGIGYGGVGYFAERTDVKILYIKKDKDSPGILPSENKKVNYEAIWSGDYSISRYLYCFTNGEATGKVKDFMDFIISPEGQKVVETMEYIPLPAKK, encoded by the coding sequence ATGAGAACAGTTAAATCACTAAGCGCATACTTACTAATATTAGCAGTAGTCAGCTTAATGTTTTCGGCTTGCAAGAAAAAAACAGATGATGTTGAGCAGACAGTATTAACAGTTAAAGGTTCTGATACGATGGTAAACCTTTCACAAAAATGGGCAGAAACATATATGAAGCTTCATCCCGAAGTTGCGATTCAAGTTACAGGTGGGGGATCAGGAACCGGTGTTGCTGCACTTTTAAATAAAACAACTGACCTTGCAAATTCATCCCGTGAATTAAAAGCTGTGGAACTAGAAGATGCTAAATCTAAAGGCGTAACTCCATTCGTTTATAAAGTAGCATTAGATGGAATTGCAGTAATAGTTCATCCTGAGAGTAAAGTTGATAGTTTAACAATTGAGCAAGTAAGAGATATTTTTTCCGGTAAAATTACAAACTGGAAAGATGTGGGGGGTGCTAATTTGCCGATCACTCTTTATGGAAGAGAAAACAGCAGCGGTACTTATGAATTTTTCAAAGAGCATGTGCTTGGGAAAGTAGATGGCAAACAAGTTGATTATTCACCATCAACACAAGTATTACAGGGAACAGCAGCACTTGGTGAAGCAGTTGCACGCGACAACAAAGGGATTGGTTACGGTGGTGTGGGATACTTTGCAGAAAGAACTGACGTGAAAATTCTATACATTAAAAAGGATAAAGATTCTCCCGGAATATTACCTTCCGAAAATAAGAAGGTAAACTATGAAGCGATCTGGAGCGGTGATTATTCTATATCACGTTATCTCTATTGCTTTACAAACGGCGAAGCAACCGGTAAAGTAAAAGACTTTATGGATTTTATAATTTCGCCTGAAGGTCAAAAAGTTGTTGAAACAATGGAATATATTCCATTACCTGCTAAAAAATAA
- the pstC gene encoding phosphate ABC transporter permease subunit PstC produces MKLIDKNTSEEEKEFYSKSSDSKYAKKIKKFTRTKESLIKFFFAVNGVMALVFIILIFIFLFKEGFKALEHVGLLDFLYTTRSNANGTTETVFQWYPTSDEPRYSLMPLILGTLLTAIPATIISTIFGVAAGVYLSEVANPKWKEFLKPLIELFAGIPTVVIGFIMLVIGASFFNDLLHPDNRLNAFVASIGLSFVIIPVIASLTEDALHSIPNELRMASYGLGATKWQTISRVILPAAFSGVSASIILGFGRAIGETMIVLMAAGNAANITSNLFLSVRTMTATIAAEMGEVSQGSDHYYSLFFIGIVLFTITFILNLIAEIIISKMRKKNTF; encoded by the coding sequence ATGAAACTGATTGATAAAAATACAAGCGAGGAAGAAAAAGAATTTTATTCTAAATCTTCTGATTCGAAGTACGCGAAAAAAATTAAAAAATTTACCCGCACTAAAGAATCATTGATTAAATTTTTCTTTGCAGTAAACGGTGTGATGGCACTTGTTTTCATCATCTTAATTTTCATCTTTTTGTTTAAGGAAGGTTTTAAAGCTTTAGAGCATGTCGGACTTTTAGATTTTCTTTACACTACAAGATCCAATGCTAATGGCACGACGGAAACGGTATTCCAGTGGTATCCAACTTCAGATGAACCAAGATATTCTTTAATGCCTTTGATACTTGGAACATTGTTAACCGCAATTCCTGCAACAATTATTTCTACAATATTTGGAGTTGCGGCAGGTGTTTATCTATCTGAAGTTGCAAATCCAAAATGGAAAGAATTTTTAAAACCATTGATCGAATTGTTTGCGGGAATTCCAACTGTCGTAATTGGATTTATAATGTTAGTTATCGGCGCATCGTTTTTTAATGATCTTCTTCATCCCGATAATAGGTTAAATGCTTTTGTTGCATCGATAGGGTTATCGTTCGTAATAATACCTGTTATTGCATCATTAACTGAAGACGCACTTCATTCAATCCCGAATGAATTACGTATGGCTTCGTATGGATTGGGTGCAACCAAATGGCAAACTATAAGCAGAGTAATTTTACCTGCAGCATTTAGCGGAGTTAGTGCAAGTATAATTTTAGGATTTGGTCGTGCAATCGGTGAAACAATGATCGTACTTATGGCTGCCGGCAATGCTGCAAACATTACTTCAAATCTATTTCTTAGCGTTAGAACTATGACAGCTACAATTGCAGCGGAGATGGGGGAGGTATCACAAGGTTCGGATCACTATTACTCATTATTTTTTATTGGAATAGTTTTATTTACAATAACTTTTATTCTAAATCTTATTGCTGAAATTATAATCAGTAAGATGAGAAAGAAGAATACATTTTGA